TTCAATTCAATTTGACAATCATCGCCAATCATAAAGCGCAATGCTTTAGGACGGCGGGGAGCTTCTTTAATATGGGCACGTTGACCAATGACACTATCAACAATGCGCTGATGAATCGCGTCGATTTTAGCACCTTGTAAAATCACACTATGCTCTAGGTCTGCCTGAATCAAGGTGACTTGATCGGCAACGCTGGTGTAAGGGCCAATAAAGCAGTTCTCTAGATGGCAGTCCTCCCCAATAATTACGGGACCCCGAATCGTGCAGTTGATAACCTTTGAGCCTTGCCCAATCTGTACCCGTCCAATGATTTGACTTTGGGCATCAACATCGCCCTGAACTTGATGTTGCAAACACGTATCCAAAATGACTCGATTGGCTTCTAGAAGGTCATCTTTCTTGCCGGTATCCAGCCACCAGCCATGAATCTGACGCGCCTCGACTGCTTTGTTCTGCTCAATTAGTGATTGAATTGCATCTGTGATTTCTAGTTCGCCCCGTGCAGAGGGGTGAATAGAAGCGATCGCATCGTGAATCGTAGTCGCAAAAATATAGATTCCGACCAACGCTAGGTTAGAAGGCGGAACCTTCGGTTTTTCTACCAGTTGTAAAAGCTTTCCATTCTCATCCACCTTAGCTACCCCGAACGCGCTAGGGTTTGCAACTGGACAAAGGAGCGTGAGTGCATCTAAATGATGGTCTCGAAAGGCTTCAATAAAAAGCGCTAAGTCGCTTTGAACCAGGTTATCGCCGAGATACATCACAAAAGGCGAGTCTTCTAAAAAGGTCTGAGCCACTTTAACCGCGTGGGCAAGTCCGGCTGGCTTATCTTGCAAAATGTAAGTAATCTGAGCCCCAAAGCGATCGCCATTTCCAGTTTGGGCTTTGACTTCTTCACCTGTTTCTGGGCTAATAATAATTCCAATTTCGGTGATGCCCGCTTCTACAATGGATTCGATACCGTACCAAAGAATAGGCTTATTAGCAACGGGAACAAGCTGCTTTGCACCTGTATGAGTTAAAGGGCGAAGCCGAGTACCTTTACCACCTGCGAGGATAATTGCTTTCATGAGGGTTGTGAATAAAATTCAGTGAGCATTTGTCTAAGTGCTTGTCGCCAGTGAATTGGGAAAGCTTCTAAAACCGTCGATATTTTTTGACACGAAAGCACTGAATAAGCTGGACGGATTGCCGGAGTGGGGTAATCTTGAGTCGTGATCGGGACAACACGATCACACTTTAGTGAAACCCCTAAAGCTCTAGCTTCTTCAAAAATCGCCACTGCAAAATCGTACCAACTGGCAACGCCACTATTGGTAAAGTGATAGATCCCAGTTGGAACGTCATTTTCAAGCGGACTCAGGAAATGAGTCGAAAGTGTGGCGATCGCCCTAGCAATATCAGAGGCGCTGGTTGGAGAGCCAATCTGATCAGCCACTACCCGCACCTCATCACGCTCAGCCCCCAGTCGTAACATTGTTTTAGCAAAATTGCCTTTACCCCGAGTTCCATAGACCCAAGCCGTTCTAAGAATCGCGTAAGGAAGCTCTGAGGACTGGGCATAAACCTGCGAAATCCCTGCTTCGCCTGCAAGCTTAGTTTTTCCATAAACGCTCACAGGATTCGGAACATCATTTTCAAGATAAGGCGTATTTTTGTGTCCATCAAACACATAATCCGTCGAAATATGAATTAAAGAAGCCCCGATCTGTTGAGCTTCCTCCGCCATCACAATTGGAGCTTCTGCATTGATTGCTGCTGCCAGATCCGGCTCTGATTCAGCCTTGTCAACCGCCGTGTAAGCTGCGGCATTAATAATTAAGCTAGGTTGAACGTCACAAATCATTCGACGAATCAGATCCGCCTGGGATAAGTCAAGACTTTCATGCCCAACACTCGTAATTTTACCGATGTTAGCTAAAGTTCGCTGTAGTTCTTGCCCTACTTGCCCCATCTTTCCAATGAGTAAAATGTCTTTCACCCAAACACCTCAAATGCCGAATACGTACCGCTTATCCTACAAAAATACCCAACTTTGAAAATCCTACACGCGAATATCCTATCCGACGCTTATGAAATATTACAGGAGCGCCGATACTGCCTTCACTTATTCTTTACGGTTTAGTGCTCTGATGAGCGATCGCATGAAGCCCTTGCAGTCACCTGTGATTCATGGGTTCTAATTATTGGTTGAGTTTTGCTCCATCAATATCTCGCTCTGTACGCACCCATTTGGTCTGAGGGTTGACGATAAAGTTCAAGTAGAGTGGTAACTTCCAAAGAATGTAAAACGGCACGACCAGTAAAGATAGTATTGGCAAATCTCGTCCAAACTTTGCCCAAGCGCTCAAGACTGAAATCAAAATCAAGCCTCCCTCTAACGCTAGAAAAGCCATCAAGGAGCCCGTGGAAATTCCAAATGCTCCAGCGAGCAACGTCATGATCAGTCCTAAAGTCCATAGCGTGACGAGCAAAGATAACGGTGGAATACATAAGTCAAAGGCGATCGCCACTAAATCAATTCGCCGTTGCTGAATTGCAGCTTGCAATAATCGAGGAATCTGGGTGAGCGCAGTCTTAAGGTGACCCTGCTCCCAGCGAGTTCTTTGGCTTTTAGCAGCCCGTTCTTGCTGGGGTAAAATTCCATGTACTCTCGCATCGGCGCAAAAGCTAGTGGGGTATCCCGCAATAATGAGATCAACTGCAAGCTGCATATCTTCGACAATATTGCTACTAGCTAGCTTTGCACCTCGAAGCACAGACCAAGGAAATGCCATGCCAGTTCCAGTCAACAGACAGGGAAACCCCAACTTCTCTAAACCCAAGGGACGCACCTGGTTCTTGACCAAGAAGGCTAAAGCTGACACTGAGTCTTTAGGAGTGGGCTGGCTCGGTCGATCCATTAAATAAACTGCTTGAACAGGCTGATTTATCGCGATCGCCTGTTGGGAAATCCGCGCTACAGTCCCTTCTTCAACCCGACAATCTGCATCAACCAAAACCACTACTTCTGGCGGATCAAGCTCCAAAAAATTTATTCCGTAGTCAAGGGCATAGCCTTTCCCTAGTCGCTGTAGGTCATGTCGCTCAATAACAACAGCGCCAACTTCTTTCGCGATCGCTGCTGTATCGTCACTACAATTATCGGCAATCACTACTAGCCTGTCTTGAGGCGAAAGCTGAGGCAGTAGCTTTTCTAACACTAAACGAATCCCTCCTGCTTCATCATGCGCTGGCATCAGCACAGCAATTCGGGGAGTGGGTTGGACGCTCGAGTCGGCAAAGCCTGTAATTTTAGGTGCGCCAAAAATTGCCGCCATACACTCTAAAAATAGAGCGACTACAGGAATAGCAAGAAGTAGCGCGATCGCCAACAGGGCAGAGTAGACCAAAAAAATTACGAACTGGCTAACTGACAAAGCTCTACACCCTTCTTGAGTAAATCGGTTGCTTCAAATCTACCATTGCTTCCGAGAGGTATCTATGTAGATCTTTACCCAAAAGCGTTAAATCTTCATGAACTCCGTATCAGTATGTTCTTCAGACTCCTTAGTGGAAAGATCTTGTATCTGAAAATATCTGGGTAGGGAAATCCGATCTCGCATCATTAGAACCCTGGATAAAATGAAAACGATCGCGCGGCTTATGTCACCTTAAGCTTTAAGCGATCTAAGCTTTGATTCAATAGACCCTTCATTCTTTACTAAACTACAGACCTTATGGCAACTATTCTGGAACAAGGCAACATCAGCATCCATACCGAAAATATTTTCCCTATTATTAAAAAGTGGCTCTACTCAGATCATGAAATCTTTCTGAGAGAGCTAATTTCTAACGCCGTTGATGCCATCCAGAAAATGAAGATGGTGTCGTTCTCAGGTGAGTTTTCAGGCGAGTTGGGCGAACCCGAAGTAAAAATCACCGTTGATAAAGATAATAAGAAGCTGTCAATTACTGATAATGGTATTGGTATGACGGCTGATGAAGTTAAGCAATACATTAATCAAGTCGCATTTTCTAGCGCCGAAGAATTCGTCCAGAAGTATAAGGACAGTAGCGATCGCCAAATTATTGGGCATTTCGGTTTAGGCTTCTACTCCGCCTTCATGGTGGCAACTCAGGTTGAAATTGATACTCTTTCTTACCAAGGAGGCGCTCAGGCAGTCCATTGGTCTTGCGATGGCTCCACTCAATTTGAACTCAGCGATTCTGCCCGAACCGAGCGGGGCACTACAGTCACTCTCACCCTCCAAGACGAAGAACTAGAATACCTAGAGGATCATCGGATCAAGCAGCTTGTCAAAACTTACTGCGACTTTTTGCCCTTCCCCATCAAGCTTGAAGCAGAGCAAATTAACAAGCAAAAAGCTCCCTGGAAAGAATCTGCCAGCAATCTTACTTCGGAAGATTACCTGGAGTTCTACCGCTACCTTCATCCCTTTCAAGAAGAGCCTTTGCTTTGGGTACATTTGAACACTGACTACCCTTTCGTGGTCAACGGCATCCTTTACTTTCCTAAGCTTAAGCCTGATGTAGATGTTACTAAAGGACAAATTAAACTATTCTGCAATCAGGTTTTTGTTAGCGACAACTGCGAAGAAGTTATCCCGCGCTTCCTGCTGCCTTTACGTGGCGTAGTTGATAGCACCGACATTCCTTTGAATGTCTCTCGTAGCTTTTTGCAAAACGATCGCACCGTTCGCCGCATTGCCGACTACATTGCCAAGAAAGTGGGCGATCGCCTCAAAGAACTCTACCGCGACGATCGCACCCAATATATTCGCTGTTGGCAAGACCTCAGCACCTTCGTCAAATTCGGCTCCATGAACGACGACAAGTTCAAAAAGCAAGTCGAAGACATCCTCATTTATCGCACCACTGCCGATCTCAGCGTTCCTAGTGATGCCACGGTAGAAGTCCAACCTGTTGAAGGCGATGCATGGCAGGAAGTTGCTTCTAGCCCCGACAACTCCCTAGACGGCAAATCCTATACGACCCTGAATGAGTATTTAGAGCGCAACAAAACTCGTCACGAAAATCGGGTTTACTACTGCACCGATGCAGCCTCCCAAACCACCTATGTAGAACTTCACAAGAGCCAAGGCTTAGAAGTCCTATTTATGGACTCCTTCATCGACAGCCACTTCATCAGCTTTTTGGAGCAAGAACACTCAGACGTGAAGTTCTCGCGGGTCGATTCCGATTTAGACGAAACCCTCATCGACAAAGATAAAGCCACCGAAATTGTTGACCCTACTACTAACAAAACTCGTAGCGAGCAAATCAAGGATCTGTTTGAAAAATCCTTGGGCAAACCTAGAGTTACCATTCGGACTGAGGCACTTAAGTCTGATGATGCTCAAACATCTCCTCCGGCGATCGTGCTGCTGCCCGAAGCACTTCGACGAATGCAAGAAATGAACGCCCTGATCATGCAGCAAATGGTGGAATTCCCTGAAGAGCATACTCTTCTAGTCAATACTTCCCACCCGCTGATTCAAAACCTCGTCAACCTCAATCAGGGCAGCATCATTGCAGAAGGCGGACAATCACCTTCTGCCGAATTGGCAACGCTCATCTGTCAGCATGTCTATGATTTGGCACTGATTGCTCAAAAAGGTTTTGATGCAGACAGCATGAAGTCTTTTGTAGAACGCTCTAATCAAGTGTTAACCCGCCTAACACAATAGGAGGCTGATGCGGCAGTTTGACCCAGCAGCCCACAGCCATTTTCAAACTTATGGAGCAAAGTCTCTCATCACCCTATATAATGATGGACTGTGACCAAGCACCCCAAGTAATTTTTATGGCTAAATGTTGTGACCTCACGGGTAAACAGGCAAACAATGCCTATGCCGTTTCCCACTCTCACCGACGCACCAAGAAGGTTCAAGAAGCAAATCTTCAAGTTAAGCGCGTTTGGTGGGCGCAAGGCAAACGCTGGGTCAAGCTACGCATTTCCACCAAAGCAATCAAGACTCTAGAGCGTAAAGGTCTTGATGCAATGGCAAAGGAAGCAGGCATTGACCTCAGAAAATATTAATCCTTGCAGCATTTGCACGAATTTAATTTTCTGGGTAATACACAAGCGGAGGAAGCCTTAAGGGTTTGCTCCGCTTTTTTTAATCTAGCTTTTTACCAAGGGTTAACGGTAGCCCTATTGCTTATCTACGTATTTGATAGAGAAGTAAAGGAATCTTTTTTTACATCGATCTGGCGATCGCATGATTGTTTTCCTAATCAAGCTGGGCATCCTAAATTCGATAGGTCTACCAAGAAACAAACCAGGATTTTCCTGTTTGGCTCTAATGTCAACTTCCCAGCTATTCCGTTTGATAGGAAGACAGCGATATGTCAACGCCCAGAATCATCAGAGCCGCTCAAACGCTTCTCAATCAAATCAGCCGAATGGCTCGATCCTTCACTAAAGGATTGATCAGTTGGCTCCTGCGCAGTTTACTGGTACTGGGTAGACAGCCGCGCTGGGCAAAAGCCGGGTTCGTCTTGCCTACCACAATTCTGCTGCTGCTGGTCGTCACCTTGACGGTTGGGGCGATCGGTTTTCGCACGTTCACTAGAACTCAACAAACTATTGGTGAACGCCAGCAACGAGTCATTTACAACGCTGCTACTCCCGCCCTTGACCGAGCTAAGGCAAAGCTAGAATTTCTTTTTGATGTCAACCGTGATCCGCGTGGAAGGGTTGCTGCCCCTGAAAAGGATCTTTTTCATATGATGCTAAACGATGGGGTCGGAGTGGCAGTTCATCCGAGCGGCATTGATCCTTACACCTTTACAGACAGCAATGCAGCCCTAAATGAAAGCCGTCTCGACATTAATGGGGGCGGCGCGGACAATGCTTGGAAATATAGAGCCGACACCAACGGAGACGGGACGCTAGACGCAACTATTGCTTACTCTATTATTTTTCAAACGCCTGCACCTGCAAATATAGGCGAGTTAAAAGACACACGAGACACTGGGGGAGCAGCCAATCGAGCCGCCAAACTCCAAATTCGTAATACTCCGTTAAGCAATGCTACTCAGATCAGTAGTTGTAGACCTTCAACGGGTGAAAATGTAGGCGTTCCTAGTACTGACGGTCAAGGCTGGTTCAAAGATCCAGTCAATACGACTATCCTTCGTAAGAATTTTCAGGTCGATGTTTACGTTCTGCCAGATAACCCCAATGGCGCAATTGCCACCATAGAATTTCAACAAGATCGGCAGGCTAACCAAGGCTTTAAGTGGGCAGCCTGGTTCCGTAATGACCTAGAAATCTTTCCTGGTCCTACGTTCAATTGGAACGGTGCTATGCACAGCGAGGGAAGCTTCTTTGTTAATGGTCCCTTTAAAGGCTACATGATTAGCTCGATCGCATCTTGCCTTTATACCCAAGACGCTTCTGAAATTACCACTAGCAACTCTGAGGGCGATGTCGCTCAAGGCATACCTGCCTTCCAAGGACAATTTCTAGCTGGTACCGTTAGAGACAATAGCTTTGGAGGCTCGCCTAGTTTTGACCTTTGGAACGGTTCTAACATTATGCCTGTGCGCAATAGTGAGATGTCGCCAGGTAAAGATTCTGTTTTAGAGCGAAACGGCTTGAAACCTGCTGACTTTGCACTAGACCCAGTGAAGCTGCATACAGACGACATCTCTGTGAGCCGCAAGCCTTCTATTGCCAATCCTGCTAGTGAGAGAGATCCCAACTGGAAAAACAGAGAGCTAAACCAGAAAAAGCGGATGTACAATCTGGCTCAGGACACCCCTTACGTAGATGACACCTTCCGAGCTGACAACCGCTGGGGGCCTAAACCGCGTTGGGGCCCGGAAAGAGAGCGGATTCCAGCTCTGTCCATGGGTACTCCAATTGTTGGGAAAGTAGAATTGACAGGCGATGACCCGCCTCCAGGTGGAGATAGTACGAACATAGGACTAGACGGTTACTGGGAACGTCGTGCTCGTCGAGAAGGGCTGCGCCTTATTGTAGGTCAGCGGCTGGAACTAGGCGACCCGGCTGGATGGGGTGGCCCTGGAGAAACACCTCTCAACCCAGCCTATGGAATTGACCCTAATGATGGGGCATTCGGGGCTAGTAAAGAGCCTTTACGTCCTTGGTCTGGATGTGCTGGCAGTAACACTCCCCGCTGCAATGAGGCACGCCAGAGAAAAACTCTATGGGATAACCTGGCATCTGTACAAGCTACAGCCGTCTATCATGCTGTTGGTGACGCGGGTGGCAATCTAGATTTTCCCCTTGCCTGCATTGCTACCACGGTGCATCCTGGCACGGCTGGCACCCTTGATAAAAGCGGCACGTTTGAAAACCTGGCGTATGGCTTGCCCGCCAATGCTATTGCGCCTTACACGAGTGCAGCTCAGCCTCTTATTATTAGCGACTTTTTCCGAGGCAGAGGAACCAATGGGTGGGAATATAAAGTGCCTTCCCTCACAGACTTCACCACTTCCACTAGCCCCTTACGAACGGCGCTCCGAAACCTTGCACAGTTTGCTGGTGATCCTCGGGGTGGCACACCGTCCTTTCCACCGCCACCAGAAACCTCGCCCACCACTGCTCCTTATCCAGTGATGTCAATGTGGGGAGACTTTTCAATGCTGCGGCGGGTCATTAACCGGATGGAAGGGAGTGGAATTTCCTATGATGCACTTAGCCCTGCTGATAAGACTACTCTGCATACAGCAGGTTGCACC
The DNA window shown above is from Timaviella obliquedivisa GSE-PSE-MK23-08B and carries:
- the rfbD gene encoding dTDP-4-dehydrorhamnose reductase, translated to MKDILLIGKMGQVGQELQRTLANIGKITSVGHESLDLSQADLIRRMICDVQPSLIINAAAYTAVDKAESEPDLAAAINAEAPIVMAEEAQQIGASLIHISTDYVFDGHKNTPYLENDVPNPVSVYGKTKLAGEAGISQVYAQSSELPYAILRTAWVYGTRGKGNFAKTMLRLGAERDEVRVVADQIGSPTSASDIARAIATLSTHFLSPLENDVPTGIYHFTNSGVASWYDFAVAIFEEARALGVSLKCDRVVPITTQDYPTPAIRPAYSVLSCQKISTVLEAFPIHWRQALRQMLTEFYSQPS
- a CDS encoding glycosyltransferase, coding for MAAIFGAPKITGFADSSVQPTPRIAVLMPAHDEAGGIRLVLEKLLPQLSPQDRLVVIADNCSDDTAAIAKEVGAVVIERHDLQRLGKGYALDYGINFLELDPPEVVVLVDADCRVEEGTVARISQQAIAINQPVQAVYLMDRPSQPTPKDSVSALAFLVKNQVRPLGLEKLGFPCLLTGTGMAFPWSVLRGAKLASSNIVEDMQLAVDLIIAGYPTSFCADARVHGILPQQERAAKSQRTRWEQGHLKTALTQIPRLLQAAIQQRRIDLVAIAFDLCIPPLSLLVTLWTLGLIMTLLAGAFGISTGSLMAFLALEGGLILISVLSAWAKFGRDLPILSLLVVPFYILWKLPLYLNFIVNPQTKWVRTERDIDGAKLNQ
- the htpG gene encoding molecular chaperone HtpG codes for the protein MATILEQGNISIHTENIFPIIKKWLYSDHEIFLRELISNAVDAIQKMKMVSFSGEFSGELGEPEVKITVDKDNKKLSITDNGIGMTADEVKQYINQVAFSSAEEFVQKYKDSSDRQIIGHFGLGFYSAFMVATQVEIDTLSYQGGAQAVHWSCDGSTQFELSDSARTERGTTVTLTLQDEELEYLEDHRIKQLVKTYCDFLPFPIKLEAEQINKQKAPWKESASNLTSEDYLEFYRYLHPFQEEPLLWVHLNTDYPFVVNGILYFPKLKPDVDVTKGQIKLFCNQVFVSDNCEEVIPRFLLPLRGVVDSTDIPLNVSRSFLQNDRTVRRIADYIAKKVGDRLKELYRDDRTQYIRCWQDLSTFVKFGSMNDDKFKKQVEDILIYRTTADLSVPSDATVEVQPVEGDAWQEVASSPDNSLDGKSYTTLNEYLERNKTRHENRVYYCTDAASQTTYVELHKSQGLEVLFMDSFIDSHFISFLEQEHSDVKFSRVDSDLDETLIDKDKATEIVDPTTNKTRSEQIKDLFEKSLGKPRVTIRTEALKSDDAQTSPPAIVLLPEALRRMQEMNALIMQQMVEFPEEHTLLVNTSHPLIQNLVNLNQGSIIAEGGQSPSAELATLICQHVYDLALIAQKGFDADSMKSFVERSNQVLTRLTQ
- a CDS encoding glucose-1-phosphate thymidylyltransferase gives rise to the protein MKAIILAGGKGTRLRPLTHTGAKQLVPVANKPILWYGIESIVEAGITEIGIIISPETGEEVKAQTGNGDRFGAQITYILQDKPAGLAHAVKVAQTFLEDSPFVMYLGDNLVQSDLALFIEAFRDHHLDALTLLCPVANPSAFGVAKVDENGKLLQLVEKPKVPPSNLALVGIYIFATTIHDAIASIHPSARGELEITDAIQSLIEQNKAVEARQIHGWWLDTGKKDDLLEANRVILDTCLQHQVQGDVDAQSQIIGRVQIGQGSKVINCTIRGPVIIGEDCHLENCFIGPYTSVADQVTLIQADLEHSVILQGAKIDAIHQRIVDSVIGQRAHIKEAPRRPKALRFMIGDDCQIELN
- the rpmB gene encoding 50S ribosomal protein L28, whose amino-acid sequence is MAKCCDLTGKQANNAYAVSHSHRRTKKVQEANLQVKRVWWAQGKRWVKLRISTKAIKTLERKGLDAMAKEAGIDLRKY